The following nucleotide sequence is from Candidatus Rokuibacteriota bacterium.
AATCCGGCGCACCTCCGAGGGCTCTCCTGTGGAGCCCTTGTCGAGACTGGCGGCCTTGAGGAGCGGACTGTCGGCGCCAGCGCCGAAGATGGCGGGGCCGCGCGCCAAGAGCCCCCCGTCCACCACGATCGTCTCGCCGGTGATGAAGCCTGCGTCCGACGACGCCAGGAAGAGCGCGACGCCGGCGACGTCGGTGCCGCGGCCGGCGTCCGGCCAAGGCTGCTTCTCGAGGATCGCCTGCTCGGCGGCGGCCGGGTTCCCCTTGTGGAACAGGTCGGTCAGCAGCGGGCCCGGGGCGATGGCGTTGACGCGAATCCGGTGCGGCGCGAGCTCGACGGCCACGCTCCGCGTCAGGTTGATGATCGCCGCCTTCGCGGCCGAGTAGCAGTGGGCCCCGCCGCCGCCCGCGAAGCCGGCGATCGAGGAGGTCGAGATGATCGAGCCACCCTGGCCCTGCGCATTCATGGCGCGCGCGCCGTGCTTCATACCCAGGAAGACGCCCCGGAGCAACACGGCCAGCGTGTAGTCCCACTCATCGACCCGCGTCTCGGTGATCGGGCCGAAGGCGCCGCCGATCCCGGCGTTGTTGAAGACGCAGTCCAGGCGCCCGAACGCATCGACCGCGCACCGGACCATCGCCTCGACGTCCCCCTCGCGGGCGACGTCGGTCCTCACGAAGCGGATGGCATCCCGCTGTCCCTTCTCCGCCGCGACCTTCAGCACGGCCTCGGCACCGGGCACGTTCAGGTCGGCGATGACCACGTGCGCGCCCTCGTCGAGGAAGCGCAGCACGGTGTCGCGGCCGATGCCGTTGGCACCGCCGGTGATCACTGCAACCCTGCCGTCGAGTCTTCCCATGCGCTAGCCTGCTCTTCCAAGTAACATCATCATGCGGGTGAACCGGCGGGGGGTGAGACGTCCGCGGTTTTGGTGAGGGTGTAGCCGAGTTCCTGGGCCCGGCGCATGAGCTGGGAGACGACACGGCTCTGGTAGCGGCGCTCG
It contains:
- a CDS encoding glucose 1-dehydrogenase, with amino-acid sequence MGRLDGRVAVITGGANGIGRDTVLRFLDEGAHVVIADLNVPGAEAVLKVAAEKGQRDAIRFVRTDVAREGDVEAMVRCAVDAFGRLDCVFNNAGIGGAFGPITETRVDEWDYTLAVLLRGVFLGMKHGARAMNAQGQGGSIISTSSIAGFAGGGGAHCYSAAKAAIINLTRSVAVELAPHRIRVNAIAPGPLLTDLFHKGNPAAAEQAILEKQPWPDAGRGTDVAGVALFLASSDAGFITGETIVVDGGLLARGPAIFGAGADSPLLKAASLDKGSTGEPSEVRRIGP